From the genome of Cystobacter fuscus DSM 2262:
GCTGCTCGCTGTTCACCAATCGGGTCGGGCACGCCATCGTCTATGGCGTGTCGGACAACCCGATGAAATGGTGGGACAACACCAAGGCGTCGTTCCTCGGCTTCCGGCCGAGGGACAGCTCGCAGCAGTTCGCCGAGCGCTTTCCGCCGAGCGCGCCGACCGCGGATCGCGAGGATCCGGCACAACGGTTCCAGGGAGGCGCGTTCGTGATCGGCGAGCCGATGGAGCGCAAGCGATGAGCATGAAGGTGAGCGTCGAGCGCATCGACGCGGCGGGGCGCGCGCAGGTAGGCGAGTGCCCGGTATGGCGCGCGTCGGAGCAGGCGCTGTACTGGGTGGACATCCCCGCCTGCCGGATCGTCCGGCTGCACATTGGCTCGGGCCTCCGTTCCGAATGGGTGCTGCCGGAACACGTGGCGTGCCTCGCATTCGACCGCGGCGGGACGGTGCTCGCCGGGCTCGAGACGGGACTCTTCGCGGTGACGCTTGCCGCCAGCGGAGCACCCGGCGCAACGGCCGAGGCACGGCTTCGCCCGCTCGCCGCGCCGGCCTTCCCCGCCCCCGGCATGCGTTTCAACGACGGGCGCTGCGATCGCCAGGGGCGCTTCTGGTCCGGCACCATGGTGAAGGACATGTCGCTCGCCAGCCCGGCGGGCGCACTGTTCCGCTTCGACGCGCGGGGCACGCTGTCGGCGCCGATCGTCGACGATCTC
Proteins encoded in this window:
- a CDS encoding SMP-30/gluconolactonase/LRE family protein, which produces MSMKVSVERIDAAGRAQVGECPVWRASEQALYWVDIPACRIVRLHIGSGLRSEWVLPEHVACLAFDRGGTVLAGLETGLFAVTLAASGAPGATAEARLRPLAAPAFPAPGMRFNDGRCDRQGRFWSGTMVKDMSLASPAGALFRFDARGTLSAPIVDDLITQNGLAWSPDGATMYLSDSHPTRRTIWAFDFDTETGTPHNRRLFADLHHYAGRPDGAAIDADGCYWTCANDGGQLLRFTPQGKLDREIAVPAVKPTMCAFGGNDFDTLFVTSIRPAGSASDDDGAVFAVRPGVRGLPEPEYAGTL